From a single Dehalococcoidales bacterium genomic region:
- a CDS encoding ABC transporter substrate-binding protein yields the protein STGMLGGLYWLPVTPKEAIETWDHLREIERVIGTGPFVMTDIVTASSVTWHRHPNYWMEDPLIPGNQLPYIETLRGIDIPDYSTQLAALRTHKLDIMGVGWEEALTMMETNPELKYRLNSPSGAQVFFMRTDLEGTPWANVKVRQALNMAIDQPAIAQDFYGGMAFVNTWPIQPMHSAVYTPVEELPDNLRWLYEYQPEKAKELLAEAGYPNGFKCKVNIYADAADITSIVKEYFMAVGVDMEIVVHEGGAFGAVIYGRQYEDLIYSYWGNAAPSSALTHAHGGVPSSIYAFSNVVDPLAEEYTDAVKVIVDPEERNALTRAENLRQMELCWEVMLPAASGYAFWGPWLKGFMGEVGVGPTAEMGTLGIYRYMWMDQDLKYEITGQR from the coding sequence GAGCACCGGTATGCTGGGCGGGTTGTACTGGCTCCCGGTAACGCCCAAGGAGGCAATCGAGACCTGGGACCACCTGCGTGAAATTGAGCGCGTCATCGGTACCGGACCTTTCGTGATGACGGACATCGTCACGGCCAGTTCAGTCACCTGGCACAGGCACCCCAATTACTGGATGGAGGACCCGTTGATACCCGGCAACCAGTTGCCCTACATCGAGACCCTGCGCGGGATTGACATACCGGACTACTCCACCCAGCTGGCTGCGCTCAGGACGCATAAGCTGGATATCATGGGTGTAGGCTGGGAAGAAGCCCTTACCATGATGGAGACCAACCCCGAACTCAAGTACCGCCTTAACTCCCCTTCCGGCGCGCAGGTCTTCTTCATGAGGACCGACCTGGAAGGCACCCCGTGGGCCAACGTGAAAGTCAGGCAGGCACTGAACATGGCCATCGACCAGCCGGCAATCGCCCAAGACTTCTACGGCGGCATGGCCTTCGTAAACACCTGGCCGATACAGCCGATGCATAGTGCCGTCTACACACCGGTGGAGGAGCTACCGGATAATCTGAGGTGGCTCTACGAGTACCAGCCGGAAAAGGCCAAGGAGCTCCTGGCAGAGGCCGGCTATCCCAACGGCTTCAAGTGCAAGGTGAACATCTACGCCGACGCCGCCGACATCACGTCCATCGTCAAGGAGTACTTCATGGCCGTCGGCGTGGACATGGAGATAGTGGTGCATGAGGGTGGTGCATTCGGTGCCGTCATCTACGGCCGCCAGTACGAGGACCTGATTTACTCCTACTGGGGTAATGCAGCTCCGTCCTCTGCCCTGACTCACGCTCACGGTGGCGTGCCCTCGTCAATCTACGCCTTCTCCAACGTGGTTGACCCGCTCGCCGAGGAGTATACCGACGCAGTCAAGGTGATAGTAGACCCCGAGGAGCGGAATGCATTGACCAGGGCAGAGAACCTGCGCCAGATGGAGCTCTGCTGGGAGGTAATGCTGCCGGCGGCATCCGGCTATGCTTTCTGGGGACCGTGGCTGAAGGGCTTCATGGGTGAAGTCGGTGTCGGCCCCACCGCCGAGATGGGTACCCTCGGTATCTACCGGTACATGTGGATGGACCAGGACCTCAAGTACGAGATAACCGGACAGCGATAA
- a CDS encoding universal stress protein has product MYQKILVPLDGSKLAENVLPHVEMMVKAGAGEVILTTVTERISAHSYNVQLTPVSETLPVLEPVVKMPVSVGKMQRQGERYLNRIAKGLTKKGIKVRTSVLLGNPADEIRSLAEEEGVDLIIMSSHGRSGHSRWALGSISDKMLRASQVPMLLVKPPAD; this is encoded by the coding sequence ATGTATCAGAAAATCCTGGTCCCGTTAGATGGTTCCAAGCTGGCCGAGAATGTCCTTCCCCACGTAGAAATGATGGTCAAAGCTGGCGCCGGAGAGGTGATACTCACCACCGTGACCGAACGCATCAGTGCTCACAGCTATAACGTCCAGCTTACCCCGGTAAGCGAAACACTACCCGTACTGGAACCGGTAGTGAAGATGCCGGTATCGGTGGGCAAGATGCAACGACAGGGTGAAAGGTATCTGAATAGAATCGCCAAAGGACTCACCAAGAAGGGAATTAAAGTGAGGACCTCCGTGCTGCTTGGCAATCCTGCCGATGAGATCAGGTCCCTCGCCGAAGAAGAGGGTGTTGATCTCATCATCATGTCAAGTCACGGCCGGTCCGGTCACAGCAGGTGGGCTCTGGGGAGCATTTCAGACAAGATGCTACGGGCGAGTCAGGTTCCAATGCTGCTGGTAAAGCCGCCTGCGGATTGA
- a CDS encoding CoA transferase translates to MKRKLLEGVKVADFCWVWVGPMTTKTLADQGAEVLRIESKTRPGVWRVSPPFKDNVVGFNRGGVFNAINTGKKSVTLNLSQPRGIEIARRFIAWADVVTENFAGGTMKRLGLGYEDLKKIKPDIIMLSAAMMGQTGPHANMPGFGAHLTAISGFSHVAGWPDREPADLGHLTDFIAPRYNALAILAALDYRRRTGKGQYLDMAQVEGCMNFMGPLLLDYVVNERVPGRMGNSHPNAAPHSSYRCPGMDRWCVIAVFTDEEWRSFCNVIGNPAWTTDPKFNTLLGRKENEEELNRLVTEWTISHPPEEVMTLMQAAGVAAGVVQNGRDMLDHDPQLKHRNYYPEIEHPEMGKYFTVAPPYKLSKAPHELSRAPLMGEHNEYAFKEILGMSDDEIAELVVDGVIE, encoded by the coding sequence ATGAAGAGAAAGCTGCTCGAGGGAGTAAAGGTTGCCGATTTCTGCTGGGTCTGGGTGGGTCCCATGACCACCAAGACACTGGCCGACCAGGGTGCGGAAGTCCTCCGTATAGAGAGTAAGACCAGACCCGGGGTCTGGAGAGTATCACCGCCCTTCAAGGATAATGTCGTTGGTTTTAACCGCGGCGGTGTTTTCAACGCCATTAACACCGGCAAGAAGAGCGTGACCCTCAACCTCTCCCAGCCCAGAGGTATTGAAATAGCCAGGAGGTTTATTGCCTGGGCCGATGTTGTTACCGAGAACTTCGCCGGTGGCACGATGAAAAGGCTTGGCCTGGGCTACGAAGACCTCAAGAAAATCAAGCCGGACATCATCATGCTCAGTGCCGCCATGATGGGGCAGACCGGTCCTCATGCCAACATGCCGGGCTTTGGCGCTCACCTGACGGCGATATCAGGCTTCAGCCATGTTGCCGGCTGGCCGGACCGGGAACCGGCAGACCTGGGACATCTGACCGATTTCATCGCCCCACGCTACAATGCCCTGGCTATTCTGGCAGCCCTGGACTATCGGCGGAGGACGGGCAAGGGGCAGTATCTGGACATGGCACAGGTCGAGGGCTGTATGAACTTCATGGGGCCGCTCCTGCTCGACTACGTGGTAAATGAACGTGTGCCCGGCAGGATGGGGAACTCCCATCCGAATGCTGCCCCCCATAGTTCATATCGCTGTCCGGGTATGGACAGGTGGTGCGTCATTGCCGTATTCACCGACGAAGAATGGCGCTCATTCTGCAACGTCATAGGTAATCCGGCCTGGACAACCGACCCAAAGTTCAATACCCTCCTCGGCAGGAAGGAAAACGAGGAGGAACTGAACCGGCTGGTGACTGAATGGACCATTAGTCACCCCCCGGAAGAGGTAATGACGTTGATGCAGGCAGCCGGGGTTGCCGCCGGGGTGGTGCAGAATGGACGTGACATGTTAGACCACGACCCGCAGCTAAAGCACCGCAACTACTACCCGGAGATAGAGCACCCGGAAATGGGGAAGTACTTCACCGTGGCACCTCCCTACAAGCTCTCGAAGGCACCCCACGAGCTAAGCCGCGCCCCGCTCATGGGCGAGCATAACGAGTACGCCTTTAAGGAAATACTCGGCATGTCTGACGACGAGATTGCCGAGCTGGTCGTCGACGGGGTCATCGAATAG
- a CDS encoding thiolase family protein translates to MGNDVYIIGIGMVKFGKFLERSIKDMAGLVVEDVLQDSDLTRDDIQAAWFSNTGWGIYSFQHSIRGQVALTANGIHRIPVTNVENACASGSTALNGAWTAVKAGLYDCALAIGIEKQHHEDRALVMGSFSAGTDVEEMTRTIAQLQQQEKERREQEAKGKGIEVQKEQVGGHSAFMDFYAAGARGHMAQYGSTQRQLATIAAKNHNNSTMNPLAQYTFPQTVEQVLADRIVSYPLTRSMCAPIGDGAAAAIVCGEDFLKKHTSDRSVRIRASVLEGGSRTGPADISERAARKAFETAGIGPEDVNVMEVHDATAFGELAAMEALGFCPRGEGGVMAERGDTALNGIIPVNTSGGLISRGHPIGASGLAQIYELVTQLRGEAGERQVKNHRIAMTENGGGTVGAGEAALTIHILEKV, encoded by the coding sequence ATGGGCAATGACGTCTACATCATCGGTATCGGTATGGTCAAGTTCGGCAAGTTCCTGGAGCGAAGCATCAAGGACATGGCCGGCCTGGTGGTTGAGGATGTTCTCCAGGACTCTGACCTCACGCGGGACGATATCCAGGCTGCCTGGTTCTCCAATACCGGGTGGGGTATCTATTCATTCCAGCATTCCATCCGGGGTCAGGTGGCCCTGACGGCAAATGGGATTCACCGAATCCCCGTAACCAACGTGGAGAACGCCTGCGCCAGCGGCAGCACTGCCCTCAACGGGGCCTGGACCGCGGTCAAGGCAGGTTTGTACGACTGCGCCCTGGCCATTGGCATCGAAAAGCAGCACCACGAGGACCGCGCCCTGGTGATGGGGAGCTTTTCAGCCGGGACGGATGTGGAAGAGATGACACGGACGATAGCCCAGTTGCAGCAGCAGGAGAAGGAGCGCCGCGAGCAGGAGGCGAAAGGAAAGGGGATTGAAGTCCAGAAGGAGCAGGTGGGAGGCCATTCGGCTTTTATGGACTTCTATGCAGCCGGTGCCCGGGGACACATGGCCCAGTACGGGTCCACACAACGGCAGCTAGCCACTATCGCCGCCAAGAACCACAACAACTCCACGATGAACCCGCTGGCCCAGTACACCTTTCCCCAGACCGTTGAGCAGGTGCTGGCCGACCGCATCGTGTCCTATCCCCTGACCAGGTCTATGTGCGCTCCTATCGGGGACGGGGCAGCCGCGGCTATCGTTTGTGGTGAGGACTTCTTGAAGAAGCATACCTCAGACCGGTCGGTCAGGATAAGGGCCTCGGTACTCGAAGGCGGTTCACGGACCGGACCGGCGGATATCAGCGAGCGGGCCGCCAGGAAGGCTTTCGAGACCGCCGGTATCGGGCCGGAAGATGTCAACGTGATGGAGGTGCATGACGCCACCGCCTTTGGTGAACTCGCCGCGATGGAAGCGCTGGGCTTCTGCCCGAGGGGTGAAGGTGGAGTCATGGCGGAGAGAGGAGACACGGCCTTAAACGGAATAATTCCCGTGAACACGAGCGGGGGACTCATATCACGGGGGCATCCCATCGGAGCTTCGGGCCTGGCCCAGATATACGAGCTGGTAACCCAGCTTCGCGGCGAGGCGGGAGAGCGTCAGGTGAAGAACCACCGCATTGCCATGACCGAAAACGGTGGCGGTACCGTGGGAGCCGGCGAAGCCGCGTTGACCATCCACATACTGGAAAAGGTGTAG